TTTCCTGCTTTCCGAGAAATGGCCATCTAGAcacttccaaatttaaaatctcCGAATTTTTCCTAAGAATTCTTCGTCAGAAAAGCACAATGATATCGGCTTGAACCTAGAATCTCAGAACCTGTGTTCTTATATTTAACTACTAAACCAACAGGGAAGTGAATGTAGTTCATGACATAAACTGAGTAGAAATtgaattgaaagaaaaaaaaatcaataacatgTCTACCACAAGAGACAGTCAGATCGCTTGCGACTTATTCTAGAAAACTTATGGTTTATCTTCACGATTGAAAACTCCGTTTAACGGAACGTAACGTAACGGACACGTGTACTCTGCGTTATACGTTTATAATTATCGTAATTACTGTAAAACGCGTACGtaataacacatttttatgCAGCATATCAAAGTAATAAAGACCAAGGAAATGCGTTTCTAACGGATAATAAATTATAGCTAAAGCTATTGCGTAAATGTTTTAAGCTATCTTAAGCTACGAACGGTCGTCGATACGGGCCCTTGGTACACACGTGTGAGCTGGCATTATATAGTTAGAGAAGTTTATAGCGCTTctcgtcaaaatatatttgttacgccTTGATTTTGTAgattatagtaacagcctgtaaatttgtcactgctgagctaaagacTCCTCTCTTGGTTTTGTGgattcatatgtggcagaatttcgttgaaatttgacacatcagctcgacatgaattataaacacaaattaaacacgtgaaaattcagtggtgcttgtctgggtttgaacgaGAAATCATCGGTACGcattctgaccactgggccatctcgactcctccTTATTTACAAACGTTGttgtaaatatctttatttaatacaaatttaataaccCGACAAACAGGCTTACATGAGACAATGAATGCTACTATAATGGTAAAAAATGACAATGGCGGATATTAATAATTAGCCACCTACATATGAATTTTAATGGACAATTAGTGTGCGCCATCACAGATGCATTCTCTATTGCCTGATATTGACAGATATGATTCCAATCTGACGCGGTAGGAGAGTTTGATACAATAGTAGAGGCTCTAGACGCTATTAAGATCCTTATTAATTTGATTGGGCAAACCTATCGGATAGTACCTACCGCCTATAGAAATTGGAACTtttcttggcggtagggctttgtctgggtaggtatcacccactcatcagatattcaaccaccaaataacagtatttagtattgttgtgttccggtttgaaggttgagtgagccagtgtaataacaggcacaagagacataacatcttagttcccaaggttacgGCGCCACTGTCTATGTGCGTTGGTGTATACttattatcaggtggcccatatgctcatccgccaacgtataacataaaaataataatatattaattaagaaaaactaTTAGAAACATTAACTAACCCTTATGTCATCAACGTCATGTTGCTTACGATGTTATTTTCCATGTTTGTGATTACGCACAAACTCAAACCGGAACCAGCAAAATAATTTTCCAtcccaattataaaaaaacactttaagataataatatacacaataataactttgtaaatgcaaaaaaatagaagtatttttattaatacttaatcatacaactaaatatatatttttgcataatTATAAGAAGCGCAGGTAGTCATTTTCTGTAAGTACAATTAACTTGTAAAATTACTATTCACGAGTGTTTTTCagattgaataaaatacacTTATTCGCTTGTATAGGATTGGTGAAAATTAAAAGATCTTTAAACGTCACAAAATGATAAGCGACACTGACTATAATTATGACTTTTAAACTCGCATCAAAaaaacttaaagtaaagtaaaagcctgtaaattacccactgctgggataaggcctcatcttccattaaagagagggtttggaacatattccaccaggctgctccaatgcgggttgttggaatgcacatttggcagaatttcgatgaaattagacacatataggtttcggcacgatgttttcgttcaccgccgagcacgagaaatcatcgattaagatgcacgcattctaaccactgggccatctcagcttttcaaaaaaatgtattactacAAATCTGCTTAAGACGTTTCATTACTATGGCAGTCTTGAATGGTTGCCTgaataaaaaagcttggaattaatacttgttgccTTCTAGGCGggttatattacatacatataatattaaaattaactaaaatgactgtatttttatatgttgtgtaataacaactgagtttcttgcaagCTTTTCatggtagaatttactttccgaaccggtggtagctacacttaatATAGTGTTAAATGGCGATttaaaagtgattgtaaaagcgtacttgattaaagtatatttttaattgattttccatcttttgacatatttttatgtgtagTTTAGGTCGTTTAGGTATCGAAGATAGTAATTAAAATGAGTACGTGTACGAACACGATTACACTTTGTCCAAGTGCCGGGCTAAGGCATCTCCTTTTTatggagaaggtatggaacctGCTCCACtacacgctgctccaatacagGTTGCTGGATAGCAAAAACTCATCCAATGTTTTCTTAGTGATCgaacattaagtaaataaaagttcATTGCTTTGCTTTCAAATCAGAATCATaggttaaaatatatgtacatttttagCAGAGCTTCGATAGTAATATAATCTGAAGTAACTAAAATAGTTTATACTATAAATCAATTTTACAGTTATGGAGCGTTGGGCGGGCAAGGTAGCTGTCGTCACAGGGGCCAGCTCCGGCATCGGCGCGGCCCTCAGCTTGCGTCTCGCCAACCATGGTCTGACTGTGGTGGGATTAGCTCGCAGGACTCATCTTATTGATGTATGtagactttaaatatttatgtaaactaCCTCGATGGTCTAGTAGCTAGGTCGTAAATCCGTTATTGGATCACTGGGAGTTTGAGAGTTGGGAGTGTGTACAGAAATGTGTTGGTCAAACGCTTTCAAAAGTTGAAGAACCTTTTTGTTTtatagctattatatataactaataccCTCTTAGATGATAATACTTCTAGAGAATAAAACAAACGATTTCAGGCCTTTTCAAATGGAAaggttaaaaattatattgtaaataatgttgttaaaaaatctcttgaaaaaataaaagttctcctgagtttctttcgtctgTTCTCCTTctttccgttttttttttcttgaaaataaatcttttgttaTGTAACTATTTCAATTTTGACTTTCACTTTCGGATTACAAGTCAATTTTCATAGTCAACTGGGCGTAAAATTGTGGCGTTCCAGAGCGCAGTTTACGGGTCAGTCGCAATGACACTTTGACCTTAACTGTCCATGATACCTAAATGAAAGATTGCGTTCGTCTATTGTCAATTTATCTGAGTTGCAATGATCAACGCatttaaagagtttttatttttattatttaacgtatCATAAGCGATAATGTcttgttattttaagtaaagattattctttttattgtcACGAAGAattgataacaatttaattgtatttaattaacatacatacatatataaatgaagtCGTCATAGTATCACTGAGTTCTTTATCGGTTTGAGGTagctttattaataatgttacacAATACAtgagtattgttattaattattcaatatatgtatttaattaactggATAAAACAAAGACCCTCTGAATTCCTTTCCATGGTTCATGTCATTGCGTTTCCTTTTCCGAACAATAAGTAAGTGAAATGCGTCTATATTGAATAAGGGAATTTGAGTCTGAATTAATTTAAGACTCTGGTCAAAGGTCTACCTTTTCTATATTaactaactaaataaatacaaagctCAAATTGTTTCGAATAGTCTTTTTCATTGACGTTCTTAGCATTAGCGATTACAATAATACGTCTCTATTTTATTTCACCAATAATGACACTTAACTATTAAACCCTTGTGATAAATACTGTTTCATGACGTCACATTACAGGACCTTGCTTCTAAAGTGACGGGAGCTGGCAACATCGTCACAAAAAGTTGTGACGTTTCAAAGCCCGAGGACATAGAGGCGGCATTTAAATGGGTGGAGCAGAAGTTCGGAGGGCCGCATGTGCTCGTTAACAATGCTGGTTTCTTAAAGACAGGCTGTATCACaggtaataggctatttgacaatgcaaaaatagagtgtgaattattgtaatcagtgtatattataagttttaaaatggttatttacaaacgaaacttaaaaataatacttaatttattcaaaaatcaaaaaataaaaatgcattttttcaaacgtttgtcacgtgacacaaaacgctcctgattggccgggcttatgatgaagtcactttcttgtaaaccttgcttttccaccatatgtaccacagattaaatacagcaaagtgacgtcaccgaccccatttcagcgccatattgtccaagtagcgtctTCGCGCATTATTTAAAGAtgaaattttgaatatgatatttttcggcaaatatgtactagaaataataaaatcaacttttactgggttccttaaactctactaaataatataaaatggattttaaaaaccagtcaaatagcctattgtttataaatacactATCAAGTTATCATCAGTATTACGTGCTTTCCAAGATTCGAGAGTGAACAATACCATTTACAAATACCGGGGCTGCTACTAAAAAAACCATAAATTACCCACAGTTCCGTCTTAAGTCAATTCGGGGCACACGAGGTTATAAGGCcgtatacgatttttttatcttattttttatttcttcgtatcatatgaaaaatatcatactCTTAACTATAGACGTCTAGACATTATgatgagaaaaaaaatagtaaacgaCCCATCCACCACTACAATTAACAAGACAGTCAACAATATAGCAGCTATGTACACAGTTATCGAATAATCATAACTGTGATTTTGCagccagtagttagaacgcgtgcattatCGATAATTgagggtttaaacccaggcaagcacaactgaatattcatgtgcttaatttgtgttaacaattcatctcgtgctcgagaGAACACCGtgaggaacctgcatgtgtctaatttcgtagtaATTCATCCGCATCGAAACAGCGTAGTGTCTCaaagaccttagcccagcagtgggaaatttacaggctgttgttgttgtgcctTTGCAGATGTTGGCGAGAATCCATTGAGTGACGACGCTGTTCTGTCCACGCTCGATGTTAACCTCAAAGGGATGGTCATGTGCACGAGGAAAGCGGTGTCCTCCATGAGGAAGAGGAATTTCAACggacatattataaatgttaacagGTAACGCAACGATTATTATATAAGGTCTAATGACTACTTAATTGTGACGTCAGACTGGTCGGTAGGGTcggcaataaaatatttgaaaatttattaatttagcgCAATAAAggtataactttattatataatatattatgtgtaatcTTTGTCTTGTTGTCTCATATAAGATGTATGGTACAGTAGGGTAACCATATATTTAAtgtctataattattatcaatactaatttattttagtattcttattgcttttaaaaaatatttaatcgtaAACTCTCAACTTAAGTGCATATCATGATATCATTTTGCCAATatcattttacaaaatcataCAAGATAAAAACAATACGAGTATGAACAGAACTTATCgtgattatgattatatatcTGTGTTTATACAAGCACCACTTGATCGATAGAGCTGAAATTGTGTACACGCTTTTGTGTAAcgattacaaaacaaatagaaaTTATTCTCAGATTAATTGTTTGATTGTTTTCACTGTAAGCTCAACGTCCATTGGTCGACAGCAGACGATGCAATGGATAACCAATGAGCATCcattatttatgtcataaaaatgaaCATCTTCTCAGTTTTGTCAGCGTTTTAGATTTAAAGGCAAAACATTtgcctttaaatatatttagtacgagatatttaacatgttttttatttttacttggtggagctcgatatttcgacattatctacgatttttgtttcattatatttctttatttatttaaaagatatacatACGAATAAACACTCATCACTTATTTTTGTAAACATGTATTATTTTCCC
The Vanessa cardui chromosome 10, ilVanCard2.1, whole genome shotgun sequence genome window above contains:
- the LOC124533194 gene encoding farnesol dehydrogenase-like, which gives rise to MERWAGKVAVVTGASSGIGAALSLRLANHGLTVVGLARRTHLIDDLASKVTGAGNIVTKSCDVSKPEDIEAAFKWVEQKFGGPHVLVNNAGFLKTGCITDVGENPLSDDAVLSTLDVNLKGMVMCTRKAVSSMRKRNFNGHIINVNSIAGHYVPFQSSLNVYPSTKHAVTALTTALNTEMAEFHCQIKVASVSPGLVKTDMVTDFKDDMPILEPEAVADAILYILSTPPNVNITELTIEPILERRL